The sequence TTGCCGAGCAAACCCGCCGCGGCGTTTCGATCGCAACGCCGGTCTTCGACGGTGCTGTCGAAGCAGATGTCAACGAGATGCTGGAGCAGGCGGGCTTGAAGGTGACCGGTCAGTCGACACTCTATGATGGCCGTACTGGCGATCAGTTCGACCGCCAGGTGACCGTGGGCTACATCTACATGCTGAAGCTCAACCACCTGGTCGACGACAAGATCCACGCTCGTTCGATCGGTCCTTACTCGCTCGTTACCCAGCAGCCGCTGGGCGGCAAGGCGCAGTTCGGCGGTCAGCGTTTCGGGGAAATGGAGGTCTGGGCACTGGAAGCTTACGGTGCCGCCTACACGCTCCAGGAAATGCTGACGGTCAAGTCGGACGACGTGGCCGGCCGCACCAAGGTTTACGAGGCGATCGTCCGCGGCGACGACACGTTCGAAGCGGGCATTCCGGAGAGCTTCAACGTTCTCGTGAAGGAAATGCGTTCGTTGGGCCTCTCGGTCGAGCTGGAGAATTCCAAGGTCGACGACGTCGGTGCTGCGGCGCAGCTGCCGGACGCGGCCGAATAAGAGACATCAGGTGCGTGCCGCTAAGCGGCGCGCACCGTTTCCGCCGTCGGGCATCCGATTGTCTGCGGCAGGAACAGGGCCGCACCCGATGCGGTTTTAGCTGTTTATGGGGCAGGGGCCGGCGCCCGGGATTTGCCGGCACCCTCGCCAAGCTTAGGGCGCAATGCCCGCAAAGGAGACAGGCATGAACCAAGAGGTCATGAATCTTTTCAATCCGCAGGTGCCTGCACAGACCTTCGATTCCATCCGGATTTCGATCGCCTCGCCGGAGAAGATTCTTTCCTGGTCTTACGGTGAGATCAAGAAACCGGAGACGATCAACTACCGCACGTTCAAGCCGGAGCGCGATGGTCTTTTCTGCGCACGCATCTTCGGGCCGATCAAGGACTACGAGTGCCTGTGCGGCAAGTACAAGCGCATGAAATACAAGGGCATCATCTGCGAAAAGTGCGGCGTCGAAGTGACGTTGTCGCGCGTTCGCCGTGAGCGCATGGGCCACATCGAGCTGGCTGCGCCCGTTGCCCATATCTGGTTCCTGAAGTCGCTGCCGAGCCGCATTGCAACGCTGCTCGACATGACGCTGAAGGATATCGAGCGCGTTCTTTATTTCGAAAACTACATCGTCACCGAACCCGGCCTGACTTCGCTCAAGGAAAACCAGCTCCTGAGCGAAGAGGAGTACATGCTCGCGGTTGACGAGTTCGGTGAAGACCAGTTCACCGCGATGATCGGCGCTGAAGCGATCTATGAGATGCTCGCTTCGATGAATCTCGAGAGGATTGCCGGCGATCTGCGCGCGGAGATGGCAGAGACGAGCTCGGATCTGAAGCAGAAGAAGCTGATGAAGCGGCTGAAGATCGTCGAGAACTTCATGGATTCCGGCAACCGTCCGGAATGGATGATCATGAAGGTCGTCCCGGTCATCCCGCCGGACCTTCGTCCGCTGGTGCCGCTCGACGGCGGCCGTTTCGCGACGTCGGACCTGAACGATCTCTACCGCCGTGTGATCAACCGTAACAACCGTTTGAAGCGGCTTATCGAACTGCGTGCGCCGGGCATCATCATCCGCAACGAAAAGCGCATGCTGCAGGAATCCGTGGACGCGCTGTTCGACAACGGCCGTCGCGGCCGCGTCATCACGGGTGCAAACAAGCGTCCGTTGAAGTCGCTCTCCGACATGCTCAAGGGCAAGCAGGGCCGCTTCCGTCAGAACCTGCTCGGCAAGCGCGTCGACTATTCCGGCCGTTCGGTCATCGTGACCGGTCCGGAACTCAAGCTGCATCAGTGCGGCTTGCCGAAGAAGATGGCGCTCGAGCTCTTCAAGCCGTTCATCTATGCCCGCCTAGACGCCAAGGGTTACTCCTCGACCGTCAAGCAGGCAAAGAAGCTCGTGGAAAAGGAAAAGCCGGAAGTCTGGGATATCCTCGATGAGGTTATCCGTGAGCATCCGGTTCTCCTGAACCGTGCGCCGACGCTGCACCGCCTGGGCATCCAGGCCTTCGAACCGATCCTGGTCGAGGGCAAGGCGATCCAGTTGCATCCGCTCGTCTGCACGGCCTTCAACGCCGACTTCGACGGTGACCAGATGGCCGTTCACGTGCCGCTGTCGCTCGAAGCCCAGCTTGAAGCGCGCGTCCTGATGATGTCGACGAACAACATCCTGCACCCCGCCAACGGTGCACCGATCATCGTTCCGTCGCAGGACATGGTCCTCGGTCTCTACTACCTCTCGATCATGAACCAGAACGAGCCGGGCGAAGGCATGGCGTTTTCCGACATGGGCGAATTGCACCATGCGCTGGAAACCAAAGCCGTCACTCTGCACGCAAAGATCCGTGGCCGTTACAAGACCGTCGATGCCGAGGGCAACCCGGTTTCGAAGATCTACGAAACGACGCCCGGCCGCATGATCATCGGCGAGCTCCTGCCGAAGAATCCGAACGTTCCGTTCGATATCTGCAACCAGGAGATGACCAAGAAGAACATCTCCAAGATGATCGACACGGTTTATCGCCATTGCGGTCAGAAAGACACGGTGATCTTCTGCGACCGGATCATGCAGCTCGGCTTCTCGCATGCCTGCCGCGCCGGCATTTCGTTCGGCAAGGACGACATGGTGATCCCGGACACCAAGGTGAAGATCGTCGGCGATACCGAAGCGCTCGTGAAGGAATACGAGCAGCAGTACAATGACGGCCTCATCACCCAAGGCGAGAAGTACAACAAGGTTGTCGACGCCTGGGGCAAGGCGACCGAAAAGGTCGCCGAAGAGATGATGGCGCGCATCAAGGCGGTCGAGTTCGACGACAACGGTCGCCAGAAGCCGATGAACTCGATCTACATGATGTCGCACTCGGGCGCCCGCGGTTCGCCGAACCAGATGCGCCAGCTGGGCGGTATGCGCGGCCTTATGGCCAAGCCGTCGGGCGAGATCATCGAAACGCCGATCATCTCGAACTTCAAGGAAGGTCTGACCGTGAACGAGTACTTCAACTCGACGCACGGCGCCCGTAAGGGTCTGGCGGACACCGCCTTGAAGACTGCGAACTCTGGTTATCTGACCCGTCGTCTCGTCGATGTGGCGCAGGACTGCATCGTCACGCATACGGATTGCGGCACCGACAAGGGCCTCACGATGACTGCGATCGTCGATGCTGGTCAGGTCGTGGCCTCGATCGGCCAGCGTATCCTTGGCCGTACCGCGCTCGACAACATCGACAATCCGGTCACCGGCGAGCGCATCGTCGATGCCGGCAAGATGATCTTGGAACCCGATGTCGTCGAGATCGAGAAGGCCGGCATCCAGTCCGTCCGCATTCGCTCGGCGCTGACTTGCGAAATCCAGACCGGAGTCTGCGGCGTCTGCTACGGCCGCGACCTCGCTCGTGGTACGCCGGTCAACATGGGCGAGGCTGTCGGTGTCATCGCCGCACAGTCGATCGGTGAGCCGGGCACCCAGCTGACCATGCGTACCTTCCACCTCGGCGGTACAGCGACCGTGGTCGACCAGTCGTTCCTGGAAGCGTCCTATGAAGGTACGGTCCAGATCAAGAACCGCAACATGCTGCGCAACTCCGATGGCATACTCGTTGCCATGGGCCGCAACATGGCGATCCAGATCCTGGACGAACGCGGCGTCGAGCGGTCCTCGCAGCGCGTTGCCTATGGTTCGAAGATCTTCGTGGACGATGGCGACAAGGTGAAGCGCGGCCAGCGTTTTGCCGAGTGGGACCCCTACACCCGTCCGATGATGACGGAAGTGGAAGGTACCGTTCACTTCGAAGACGTTGTCGACGGCATCTCGGTTCTCGAAGCGACCGACGAATCGACCGGCATCACCAAGCGTCAGGTTATCGACTGGCGCTCGACGCCGCGCGGTACGGACCTGAAGCCGGCGATCGTCATCAAGGACAAGAACGGCAACATCGCGAAGCTCGCTCGTGGCGGCGAGGCTCGTTTCATGCTCTCGGTCGACGCGATCCTCTCGGTCGAGCCGGGGCAGAAGGTGAGCCAGGGTGACGTTCTCGCCCGTTCGCCGCTCGAAAGCGCCAAGACCAAGGACATCACCGGTGGTCTGCCGCGCGTTGCCGAGTTGTTCGAAGCTCGTCGTCCGAAGGACCACGCCATCATCGCTGAGATCGATGGTACGGTTCGTTTCGGCCGCGATTACAAGAACAAGCGTCGCGTGCTGATTGAGCCGGCGGAAGACGGTGTCGAACCGGTCGAGTACCTGATCCCGAAGGGCAAGCCCTTCCATCTTCAGGACGGCGACTACATCGAGAAGGGCGACTACATCCTCGACGGCAACCCGGCTCCGCACGACATCCTGGCGATCAAGGGCGTGGAAGCGCTTGCTTCCTATCTCGTCAACGAAATCCAGGAAGTTTATCGTCTGCAGGGCGTTGTCATCAACGACAAGCACATCGAAGTGATCGTGCGTCAGATGCTGCAGAAGGTTGAAATCACCGACGCCGGTGACTCGACCTACATCGTCGGCGACAACGTCGACCGCATCGAGCTCGAGGATGTCAACGATGCGCTGATCGCGGAAGGCAAGAAGCCCGCCTTTGGTGACCCGGTTCTGCTCGGCATCACCAAGGCGTCGCTGCAGACGCCGTCCTTCATCTCGGCCGCCTCGTTCCAGGAAACGACCAAGGTCCTTACCGAGGCCGCGGTTGCAGGCAAGACGGACAATCTTCAGGGTCTGAAGGAAAACGTCATCGTTGGCCGTCTCATCCCGGCCGGCACCGGTGGTACCATGACGCAGATCCGCCGGATCGCAACGGCCCGCGACGAGATGATTCTCGAAGAGCGCCGCAAGGGCACGGGCGCGGAGGCTGCTACGCCGATGCTCTCCGACATGGCGAACGAGAACGCCGCCGCGGAATAATGGCGAAGGAGAGGGCGGGCGTGCTCTCTCCAGGAAAATTAAAGAAGCCGCCCGGATCCTTCCGGGCGGCTTCTTTGTTTCAGTTTATGTCCGACTGCAAGAACTCTAAATCAGTTGAAGCGAATGATCGCGACCTCGCCTTCGAGCGCGCCCTGATAGGCGGAAGCGTGCGGCTCCTCGTCGGGTATATCCGTCAAGGTTCCGATCTGATCGAGATCCGCCTGAAGGAATCCTTCCTCGGCGAGCGCATTGAGTGCCTCCCGCACGGCCGTATCGTCGTCCGGAGCCCGGAGCATGACGTGAATGTCGACGCCCTCGTCGCCGTCGGCTTCGTAGGCTTTGCCGATGATGATGAAGACCAGTGGGTCGTCCGGTGAATTGTCGTTGTCCGGGGTAATAGGCATTGCATGTCCTCTTTCGAATAGCGCTCTGAGCTTAGCTCGGTTCTCTCCGGCGTGCGAAGGAAATAGCGCCAGGTGCGAAATTCTACGGGAGATCCTGTGCCGTTTTCCGCCCGAATCCCGCGCATCAATTTCGTCGGAATCAGCCGCTGCCATGGTCGAGCGCTTTCGGTCGAAGGATTGCTTCTCCGAAGACTGCCGTAAGCGCCGAGTCGTGATCGTGGAAAACGTCAGAAAGAAGTTGCTGATTCCTTAATCGCGAAGAACAATGCGTGTGGGTAAAATGCTGTTGATGCCCTTCCGGCAGTCTGTAGGCGCCGCAAAGCCTTGTTTTCCGGGCATGACAGGGCTGCAAAGCCGATATTATTTGTTAATTGCCCTTGACGGATCGCCCCGAAATCAGTACACCCCGCCG is a genomic window of Sinorhizobium numidicum containing:
- the rpoC gene encoding DNA-directed RNA polymerase subunit beta'; this encodes MNQEVMNLFNPQVPAQTFDSIRISIASPEKILSWSYGEIKKPETINYRTFKPERDGLFCARIFGPIKDYECLCGKYKRMKYKGIICEKCGVEVTLSRVRRERMGHIELAAPVAHIWFLKSLPSRIATLLDMTLKDIERVLYFENYIVTEPGLTSLKENQLLSEEEYMLAVDEFGEDQFTAMIGAEAIYEMLASMNLERIAGDLRAEMAETSSDLKQKKLMKRLKIVENFMDSGNRPEWMIMKVVPVIPPDLRPLVPLDGGRFATSDLNDLYRRVINRNNRLKRLIELRAPGIIIRNEKRMLQESVDALFDNGRRGRVITGANKRPLKSLSDMLKGKQGRFRQNLLGKRVDYSGRSVIVTGPELKLHQCGLPKKMALELFKPFIYARLDAKGYSSTVKQAKKLVEKEKPEVWDILDEVIREHPVLLNRAPTLHRLGIQAFEPILVEGKAIQLHPLVCTAFNADFDGDQMAVHVPLSLEAQLEARVLMMSTNNILHPANGAPIIVPSQDMVLGLYYLSIMNQNEPGEGMAFSDMGELHHALETKAVTLHAKIRGRYKTVDAEGNPVSKIYETTPGRMIIGELLPKNPNVPFDICNQEMTKKNISKMIDTVYRHCGQKDTVIFCDRIMQLGFSHACRAGISFGKDDMVIPDTKVKIVGDTEALVKEYEQQYNDGLITQGEKYNKVVDAWGKATEKVAEEMMARIKAVEFDDNGRQKPMNSIYMMSHSGARGSPNQMRQLGGMRGLMAKPSGEIIETPIISNFKEGLTVNEYFNSTHGARKGLADTALKTANSGYLTRRLVDVAQDCIVTHTDCGTDKGLTMTAIVDAGQVVASIGQRILGRTALDNIDNPVTGERIVDAGKMILEPDVVEIEKAGIQSVRIRSALTCEIQTGVCGVCYGRDLARGTPVNMGEAVGVIAAQSIGEPGTQLTMRTFHLGGTATVVDQSFLEASYEGTVQIKNRNMLRNSDGILVAMGRNMAIQILDERGVERSSQRVAYGSKIFVDDGDKVKRGQRFAEWDPYTRPMMTEVEGTVHFEDVVDGISVLEATDESTGITKRQVIDWRSTPRGTDLKPAIVIKDKNGNIAKLARGGEARFMLSVDAILSVEPGQKVSQGDVLARSPLESAKTKDITGGLPRVAELFEARRPKDHAIIAEIDGTVRFGRDYKNKRRVLIEPAEDGVEPVEYLIPKGKPFHLQDGDYIEKGDYILDGNPAPHDILAIKGVEALASYLVNEIQEVYRLQGVVINDKHIEVIVRQMLQKVEITDAGDSTYIVGDNVDRIELEDVNDALIAEGKKPAFGDPVLLGITKASLQTPSFISAASFQETTKVLTEAAVAGKTDNLQGLKENVIVGRLIPAGTGGTMTQIRRIATARDEMILEERRKGTGAEAATPMLSDMANENAAAE
- a CDS encoding transcriptional regulator, which gives rise to MPITPDNDNSPDDPLVFIIIGKAYEADGDEGVDIHVMLRAPDDDTAVREALNALAEEGFLQADLDQIGTLTDIPDEEPHASAYQGALEGEVAIIRFN